In Deinococcus metallilatus, the sequence GCTGGGGTACACCAACCTGTGGATGGCGATTCTGGCCGACACCGGCGCGACCGCCATCGTCACGGCCAACGCCCTGCGCCTGCTGCGCTGGAAGGGGGGCGGTCCCGCCGCCCCCCGCACCGTCACCGCCGCCCCGACCCCCACCCGCGCCTGAGCCATGCCCGAGATCACGCTCTACACCGTCCCGAACTGCGCGGACTGCCAGGCCATCAAGCGGCTGCTGACCCGCCAGGGCGCCGCCTTTACTGAGAAGAACGTGCGAGGGGACCCGCAGGCCCTGGCG encodes:
- a CDS encoding glutaredoxin family protein encodes the protein MPEITLYTVPNCADCQAIKRLLTRQGAAFTEKNVRGDPQALAEMQARAQVRIAPVTVIGEQAFYGPFDDQRPRILAALRGETAA